Proteins co-encoded in one Pseudobdellovibrionaceae bacterium genomic window:
- a CDS encoding MlaD family protein translates to MRLNTPELKVGLFVLVSLSFVLYLSVKLSKSPTVLGSTQGFSFMLEDAGGLIKNTAVKVAGVKVGIINDIRLVNGRAQIDILVQSDLGLTESAVIEIKSNGILGDKFVAIYGGDLNDPLLENGAMIKNVQMAGSLDTVMNEVGKVSSALQEVAAALKQATVEGTDETPIGRIVSNLEKLTADLASVSSENKESINRIIDSIEEVTDTLKIAFGENGREEFQKAWGNVTGGMEKLDRSLANIEEVTTKINEGEGTIGKLLNDEETVEGINKAIGNLNRVLGGALNLETTFDFKTEYMAEAGEMQTYFGLKIQPGLDRYYYLGIVQDPYGSIKSKTVETTTTTGAPPVSTDATVREVVNYDNKIKITALFAKNFYNFTLRGGLIQSSGGFGFDYSLFNNSLKLSLEMFDFDDPNLRAFARWDIFKGIYLVGGGDSILEREGREFNPFFGGGIYLTNDDINIFAAQFLR, encoded by the coding sequence ATGAGACTGAATACTCCAGAACTCAAGGTCGGTCTTTTTGTTTTGGTATCGCTTTCTTTTGTTTTGTATTTGAGTGTGAAGCTCTCAAAAAGTCCCACTGTATTAGGCTCCACCCAAGGCTTCTCGTTTATGCTAGAAGACGCTGGTGGTTTGATTAAAAATACAGCAGTGAAGGTCGCTGGTGTTAAGGTCGGTATCATCAACGATATTCGTTTAGTCAATGGCAGAGCACAGATTGATATTTTAGTGCAGAGCGATTTGGGCCTTACCGAGAGTGCTGTGATTGAAATCAAATCCAATGGTATTTTGGGTGATAAGTTTGTGGCCATATACGGGGGGGACCTCAACGATCCTCTTTTAGAAAATGGAGCCATGATTAAAAACGTGCAAATGGCAGGGTCTTTAGACACTGTGATGAACGAAGTGGGCAAAGTGTCTTCAGCCTTGCAAGAAGTGGCTGCTGCTCTTAAACAAGCCACAGTAGAAGGGACCGACGAGACTCCTATTGGAAGAATTGTATCTAACCTTGAAAAACTGACAGCAGACCTAGCGTCTGTATCTTCTGAAAACAAAGAAAGTATTAACCGCATTATTGATAGCATCGAAGAAGTCACAGACACTCTTAAGATTGCTTTTGGTGAAAATGGCAGAGAAGAATTCCAAAAAGCTTGGGGCAATGTCACAGGTGGTATGGAAAAACTGGATCGTTCTTTAGCTAACATCGAAGAGGTCACCACAAAAATCAATGAGGGTGAGGGAACCATAGGTAAACTCTTAAACGATGAAGAGACTGTGGAAGGGATCAACAAAGCCATTGGCAACTTAAACCGTGTACTGGGTGGGGCTTTAAATCTAGAAACCACATTTGACTTTAAAACAGAGTATATGGCTGAAGCTGGAGAGATGCAGACCTATTTTGGTTTAAAGATTCAGCCAGGTTTAGATCGCTATTATTATTTGGGGATTGTTCAAGATCCGTATGGAAGCATTAAATCTAAAACTGTAGAGACCACAACAACAACGGGGGCTCCGCCAGTGTCTACGGATGCCACAGTCAGAGAAGTTGTGAATTATGATAATAAAATTAAAATTACGGCTTTGTTTGCAAAGAACTTTTATAACTTTACCCTTAGAGGGGGATTGATCCAGTCCTCGGGTGGTTTTGGGTTTGATTACAGTCTTTTTAACAATTCATTAAAACTTTCTTTGGAAATGTTTGATTTTGATGACCCCAATTTAAGAGCCTTTGCTCGTTGGGATATCTTTAAAGGAATTTATTTAGTCGGTGGTGGTGATTCTATCTTAGAAAGAGAGGGACGTGAGTTTAATCCTTTCTTTGGTGGTGGGATTTATTTAACCAATGATGATATCAATATTTTTGCGGCACAGTTCCTAAGGTAA
- a CDS encoding ATP-binding cassette domain-containing protein has product MSTENVDVAPYNDNIAIKIRDLKKRFSEDGEYILNGMDIDIPRGKITMIIGFSGTGKSVLLKHILGLLKPTSGSIEVLGQDLNAMTPKQSAEFLKNFGVMFQYAALFDDMTALENACFPLKEHRRELSLLQREQIARKKLEMCGLDPKHYAKLPAELSGGMRKRVGLARAIALDPKILLYDEPTTGLDPVLTEMVDDLIKNTHEGIEDATTVVISHDLHAAFRIGDIIIMLHEGKVIMRGTPAEFLSTDHPLVSRFVSKGVKK; this is encoded by the coding sequence ATGAGTACAGAAAACGTAGATGTAGCCCCTTATAATGATAACATTGCGATTAAAATTCGTGATTTGAAAAAACGCTTTAGTGAAGACGGTGAGTATATCCTGAATGGGATGGATATAGATATTCCTCGTGGTAAAATCACAATGATCATTGGGTTTAGTGGTACGGGAAAAAGCGTGCTTTTAAAGCACATTTTAGGACTGCTAAAACCTACATCAGGCTCTATTGAAGTGTTAGGACAAGATTTAAATGCGATGACGCCTAAGCAGTCGGCCGAATTTCTGAAAAACTTTGGAGTGATGTTTCAATACGCGGCCCTTTTTGATGATATGACGGCCCTTGAAAATGCCTGTTTCCCCTTAAAAGAGCATCGTAGGGAACTCAGCCTTTTACAAAGAGAACAGATTGCACGAAAAAAGTTAGAAATGTGTGGTCTAGACCCTAAACATTATGCCAAACTTCCTGCAGAATTAAGTGGTGGGATGAGGAAAAGAGTGGGGTTAGCCCGAGCCATTGCTTTGGACCCTAAAATTCTTTTGTATGATGAGCCCACAACGGGATTGGACCCTGTTTTAACTGAAATGGTGGATGATTTGATTAAAAACACCCATGAAGGAATTGAGGATGCGACTACAGTGGTGATTTCTCATGACTTGCACGCTGCGTTTAGAATTGGAGATATAATCATAATGCTGCACGAGGGCAAAGTGATTATGAGAGGGACACCTGCTGAATTTTTAAGTACTGATCATCCTTTGGTCAGTCGATTTGTGTCTAAAGGGGTTAAGAAATGA
- a CDS encoding ABC transporter permease — MLKIEAFLYGLGHFFIFAGSAFKTIPARPYRVEEFFKHMDFVGTGSVSIIFLTGMFTGMALSLQIWLGFSMVGMSDLVGPTVALGIFRELGPVLTGLLVSARAGGAMAAQLGTMRVSEQIDALRVMGVDPIQYLVMPRILASIVVLPLLCGFFDFIAMLGSYGLSVYVLEVDGALFIDKIQSWIKPSDVYQGMFKAAIFGLIFSLICTHRGFYTKGGARGVGEATNRGVVVSMVTIIIASYVLTNFIRLYFHFVE; from the coding sequence TTGTTAAAGATTGAGGCCTTTTTGTATGGCTTAGGTCATTTCTTTATCTTTGCGGGTTCTGCATTCAAAACCATCCCTGCCCGACCTTACAGAGTGGAAGAGTTTTTTAAGCACATGGATTTTGTGGGAACAGGATCAGTGAGTATCATCTTTTTAACGGGGATGTTCACGGGCATGGCCTTATCACTCCAAATTTGGTTGGGTTTTAGCATGGTGGGCATGTCTGACTTGGTGGGACCTACTGTGGCTCTTGGTATTTTTAGAGAGTTGGGTCCTGTGCTGACAGGGCTTCTGGTTTCAGCAAGAGCAGGTGGAGCAATGGCAGCACAACTTGGGACCATGCGTGTCTCTGAACAAATAGATGCTCTGAGAGTTATGGGAGTGGACCCCATTCAATACTTGGTGATGCCAAGAATTTTAGCTTCGATTGTGGTGCTGCCTCTTTTGTGTGGATTTTTTGATTTTATCGCCATGTTAGGCTCATACGGTTTATCCGTGTATGTTTTAGAAGTCGATGGGGCTCTATTTATTGATAAGATCCAATCATGGATTAAACCTAGTGATGTGTATCAAGGGATGTTTAAGGCCGCTATCTTTGGACTCATTTTTTCTTTGATTTGTACACACAGAGGCTTTTATACAAAAGGTGGAGCAAGAGGAGTGGGTGAGGCCACCAATCGTGGTGTGGTTGTCAGTATGGTGACCATCATTATCGCCAGTTATGTTTTAACAAATTTCATTCGTTTATATTTTCATTTTGTGGAATAG
- the alr gene encoding alanine racemase, whose product MKMQYAESIIYICYESLKYNMDWIRSKTQSSFICPMVKANSYGGGAVHIAHALQCMGVQYFGVARLSEAIELRQNGIDRDILLFNHFTEDELPEIFKQNVTYVVSSIAQLVLLGDFLRSKKTSAKIHLEFDTGMSRLGFQKEQVSVVKEKLLEYPELKLEGVFTHFLDASNWPQQGASSAQQYAVFHEIAEAFPDALAHIASSKALENEPAKMKFGLRPGLWLLGIQAEKIGLRPVLRLASPVISLRNIPAGQTVSYSGLWTAERPSVIATLPVGYADGYSRRLTGQSHVILKGHRVPTVGAICMDYMMVDVTDIQDEVQIGDEATVMGQDPSGLNISLESLAEKCGVIVYEFVVRLSRRLRREILGGTAEVHRSSDSIVKD is encoded by the coding sequence ATGAAGATGCAGTATGCTGAGTCGATCATTTACATCTGTTATGAAAGTTTAAAATACAATATGGATTGGATCAGATCAAAGACCCAAAGTTCTTTTATTTGTCCTATGGTGAAGGCAAACTCTTATGGGGGTGGCGCGGTACACATTGCCCACGCGTTACAGTGTATGGGTGTGCAATATTTTGGGGTGGCTCGTTTGTCAGAGGCCATTGAATTGCGACAAAATGGAATAGATCGCGACATTTTACTTTTTAATCATTTTACTGAAGATGAATTGCCAGAAATCTTTAAACAAAATGTGACCTATGTGGTTTCTTCTATAGCTCAGTTAGTATTATTGGGAGATTTTCTGCGATCAAAAAAAACATCTGCTAAAATTCATTTGGAATTTGATACAGGGATGAGCCGTTTAGGGTTTCAAAAAGAACAGGTCAGTGTTGTAAAAGAGAAGCTACTTGAGTACCCAGAGTTAAAGTTAGAGGGAGTGTTCACTCACTTTTTAGATGCCAGCAATTGGCCACAACAAGGCGCGAGCAGTGCCCAGCAGTATGCCGTCTTTCATGAAATTGCTGAGGCCTTCCCTGACGCTCTTGCTCATATTGCCAGTTCAAAGGCTTTGGAAAATGAACCTGCAAAGATGAAGTTTGGTCTTCGACCAGGCCTGTGGTTGCTGGGTATTCAGGCAGAAAAAATTGGTTTGCGACCCGTTCTCAGGTTGGCGTCCCCTGTGATTTCTTTGCGGAATATTCCTGCGGGGCAGACGGTATCTTATAGTGGACTATGGACGGCAGAGCGTCCTTCTGTCATTGCGACCTTGCCTGTGGGGTATGCAGATGGGTACTCGCGCAGGCTGACGGGACAAAGTCATGTCATCTTAAAGGGCCATCGTGTTCCCACAGTGGGCGCAATTTGTATGGATTATATGATGGTAGATGTGACTGACATTCAAGATGAGGTGCAGATCGGAGATGAGGCTACGGTGATGGGCCAAGACCCTTCGGGATTAAATATCAGTCTAGAGTCCTTGGCAGAAAAGTGTGGTGTCATTGTCTATGAATTTGTAGTAAGATTGAGCCGTCGACTAAGAAGAGAGATTTTAGGGGGAACCGCTGAGGTACATAGGTCATCTGATTCAATTGTTAAAGATTGA
- a CDS encoding GGDEF domain-containing protein → MNVEIAGYRPSFNIAILSSDASVSHRFMTVMAVEGYTVKVFVGLEQLQATGKEFPPHIILLDHTLVTLHGLLPTLNQVFPETFFYLLGLPEDLDQTVTHLKNFKGVIPQGKITTRVLTALLDNGIEQLLLRYQVEKSVAGASTLEDEPLRFKNEEQIIDINDFSGGGNNDVLNRFVNWVDRLTAIEHYDEAIKLYTNELYDFFECDAVIYFKYMSAYASLVATHSEGVAFQKVRGLGLNFSEDRLFDPQKDLLRMDEYRPFVQMVQNAVDEKKIATSVLKVDGQVRGLFALVGVSPSVKEESYFRACEAVIVRWLSEVLLKEKIHNLERHDELTGCLNKRTFSEQVFLEVARARRIKLPASYVYISVDHLQNIKKELNADRYRTLLKMVAKVIDQAIRKTDFAGRMGEAEFAVLFPHMNFENLKVKATRLKRMLETAKYFNDLKKEFALTTTICISEYPSSAYDAEDLMLAASQKVLAEENSSQLFVMSKGDNFVPDFEPGQGG, encoded by the coding sequence ATGAATGTAGAGATAGCAGGATACAGACCGTCATTTAATATCGCGATACTTTCCAGTGACGCCAGTGTGTCGCATCGGTTTATGACGGTCATGGCGGTGGAAGGGTATACAGTAAAAGTATTTGTAGGACTAGAACAGCTGCAAGCTACAGGAAAAGAATTTCCACCACATATCATTTTATTGGATCACACTCTGGTGACCCTGCATGGACTTTTGCCAACCTTAAATCAAGTTTTCCCTGAAACCTTCTTTTATCTTTTAGGTTTGCCTGAAGATTTAGATCAAACAGTGACACATTTAAAGAATTTTAAGGGAGTCATTCCGCAAGGGAAGATCACCACACGAGTTTTAACGGCCCTATTGGATAATGGCATTGAACAGCTCTTATTGCGCTATCAGGTAGAGAAAAGTGTGGCGGGGGCCTCCACTTTGGAAGATGAGCCCCTTAGATTTAAAAATGAAGAACAGATCATTGACATCAATGATTTTTCTGGTGGGGGCAATAACGATGTGCTTAATCGTTTTGTCAATTGGGTGGATCGACTTACAGCCATTGAACATTATGATGAGGCAATCAAATTATACACCAACGAGCTTTATGATTTTTTTGAATGTGATGCGGTCATTTATTTTAAATACATGTCAGCTTATGCGTCCCTAGTGGCCACCCACTCTGAAGGAGTGGCATTTCAAAAGGTCAGAGGTTTGGGGCTCAACTTTTCAGAAGATCGTCTATTTGATCCGCAAAAGGATTTATTAAGGATGGATGAGTACCGTCCTTTTGTGCAGATGGTGCAAAATGCGGTGGATGAAAAGAAAATTGCGACATCAGTTTTGAAGGTGGATGGCCAAGTGCGAGGTCTTTTTGCTTTAGTGGGTGTTTCACCCTCCGTAAAAGAAGAGTCTTATTTTCGCGCTTGTGAGGCAGTGATTGTACGCTGGCTTTCGGAAGTGTTATTAAAAGAAAAGATTCATAATCTGGAAAGACATGATGAACTTACAGGGTGTCTAAATAAAAGAACGTTTTCTGAACAAGTGTTTTTAGAAGTGGCTAGAGCAAGAAGAATTAAACTCCCAGCCTCTTACGTATATATCAGTGTGGATCATCTGCAAAACATCAAAAAAGAACTTAATGCCGACAGGTACAGAACATTGCTTAAGATGGTAGCCAAAGTGATTGATCAGGCTATTCGTAAAACAGACTTTGCGGGAAGAATGGGAGAAGCGGAGTTTGCAGTCCTTTTCCCTCATATGAATTTTGAAAACTTAAAAGTGAAGGCCACACGTTTAAAAAGAATGTTAGAAACAGCAAAGTACTTTAATGATTTAAAGAAAGAATTTGCTTTAACAACAACAATTTGTATCTCTGAATATCCGTCCTCAGCCTATGATGCAGAGGATTTGATGTTAGCGGCCTCGCAGAAGGTGTTAGCAGAAGAAAACTCCTCGCAACTTTTTGTGATGTCCAAAGGTGATAACTTCGTTCCTGATTTTGAGCCTGGGCAAGGGGGATGA
- the nadB gene encoding L-aspartate oxidase yields the protein MNNFDFIVVGSGLAGLSFALKASSLGKVAVISKSQLMQTNSWRAQGGLAAVISHTDSFEKHIQDTLIAGDGLCDIPNVKRIIENAPDRITELKDLGVEFDSVNGHFELAQEGGHSHRRILHVDDHTGQALHSHFIRLAQEHPQITLFENLFVSELISEPHPENPLATELTNGSHSKNPFATEPTRDSHPESPFVTEPTSDSHRCTGVKAFNSEHEFHFRAPYVILATGGTGKCFLYTSNWSGATGDGIIMAYNLGAQVSNLEFTQFHPTCLYHPMARNFLISEALRGEGGRLLNSKNEAFMSKYHPLKDLAPRDIVARAIDHEMKSTGSDCVWLDLAYLKNPALQQRFPKIYERCLELGINFLEQPIPVVPAAHYMCGGILVDEHCQSSIEGLYAIGECAETGLHGANRLASNSLLECLVTAEFAYKHIAKQFNSPARPHSSQKHQLPIPSQFSLTDHNKLDHRPTHPKESLQITFQNSDKMDQDHASLPPDGDSHKPHLPEDVKIHITSLWDETRQMMWLNMGIIRSQKLMKRAQRKIGHILEEISELQTESPALIYDPHFMELSHIAQISALMIEAALSRHESRGCHFDHNFPKKKAKVQKSIQQKGKAIEYIEI from the coding sequence ATGAATAATTTTGACTTTATTGTTGTCGGGAGTGGTCTAGCGGGGCTCAGCTTCGCCCTTAAAGCAAGTTCTTTGGGCAAGGTCGCCGTGATCAGTAAGTCTCAGCTCATGCAGACCAATTCATGGAGAGCACAAGGGGGTCTAGCTGCGGTGATCTCGCACACTGACTCTTTTGAAAAGCACATTCAAGATACCTTAATTGCGGGTGATGGACTGTGTGACATCCCCAACGTCAAACGCATTATCGAAAATGCGCCCGATAGGATCACAGAACTCAAAGATCTGGGCGTAGAATTTGACTCCGTGAATGGGCATTTTGAATTGGCCCAAGAAGGAGGCCATAGTCATCGGCGCATTCTGCATGTGGATGATCACACGGGCCAGGCTCTCCACTCTCACTTTATTAGACTCGCTCAAGAGCATCCCCAGATCACTCTTTTTGAAAACCTATTTGTCTCTGAACTCATCAGCGAGCCCCATCCTGAAAACCCACTTGCCACTGAACTCACTAACGGTTCTCATTCTAAAAACCCATTTGCCACTGAACCCACCCGCGATTCTCATCCTGAAAGCCCATTTGTCACTGAACCCACTAGCGATTCTCATCGCTGCACAGGTGTTAAAGCCTTTAACTCCGAACACGAATTTCACTTCAGAGCCCCTTATGTTATTTTAGCCACTGGCGGCACAGGTAAATGTTTCCTTTACACCTCGAACTGGAGTGGCGCCACAGGCGATGGCATCATCATGGCCTACAACCTCGGCGCCCAAGTCAGCAATCTAGAGTTCACCCAATTCCATCCCACATGTTTGTATCACCCCATGGCTCGTAACTTTTTGATCTCTGAAGCCTTGCGTGGTGAGGGCGGACGACTACTTAACAGTAAAAATGAAGCCTTCATGTCTAAATACCATCCTCTTAAAGACTTAGCTCCCAGAGACATCGTTGCTCGTGCCATCGACCACGAAATGAAATCCACAGGGAGTGATTGTGTTTGGTTGGACCTGGCTTATCTTAAGAATCCTGCCCTCCAACAACGATTCCCCAAAATATATGAACGCTGTCTTGAGTTGGGTATAAACTTTTTAGAGCAACCCATTCCTGTTGTTCCCGCCGCTCACTATATGTGTGGGGGGATCTTAGTCGATGAGCACTGCCAGTCTTCTATTGAAGGGCTCTACGCCATTGGCGAATGCGCCGAAACAGGCTTACATGGAGCCAATCGCTTAGCGAGCAATTCCCTCTTAGAATGTTTGGTGACCGCCGAATTTGCCTACAAACATATCGCCAAGCAGTTCAACTCCCCCGCAAGACCCCACAGTTCTCAAAAGCACCAACTTCCCATCCCTTCACAGTTCTCTCTTACGGATCACAACAAACTAGATCACCGCCCAACACATCCAAAAGAATCTTTACAAATCACCTTTCAAAACTCCGACAAGATGGACCAAGACCACGCATCACTTCCCCCCGATGGCGACTCACACAAACCCCATCTTCCAGAGGATGTTAAGATTCATATCACCAGCCTCTGGGATGAGACGCGACAAATGATGTGGCTCAATATGGGGATCATCCGCTCACAAAAATTGATGAAACGAGCCCAAAGAAAAATTGGTCATATTTTAGAAGAAATTTCTGAGCTGCAAACCGAATCCCCAGCTCTCATCTACGACCCTCACTTTATGGAGCTCAGTCATATCGCCCAAATTTCGGCTCTTATGATAGAAGCCGCCTTATCGCGCCACGAAAGCCGAGGTTGCCATTTTGATCATAATTTTCCCAAAAAAAAGGCAAAAGTTCAAAAAAGCATCCAACAAAAGGGCAAGGCGATTGAATACATTGAGATTTAA
- a CDS encoding lysophospholipase, whose protein sequence is MSQQRETFVSFNKHSIYIKEWAAPHPKATLFLIHGLGEHSGSYDSACKALNERGITCFAADLIGHGQSSGQRGYTPSLNEFVRLLEHVTDHIVENFQIDKLHVFSHSLGGLIHLTKLQSGSGFKNQVSAIFSNPLLGINVDIPPWKITVAKNMAHFLPRLAMFNEIDPSDLSKDPQMQDVYTSDPLRHTKISARLFVEMQEQLSDLEYQTPNFNLPTLVLLSPSDKVCNAEKTQDFFTDQEFAQIELFPQSGHEIVNDLSKERAFDTISSFVLGVQS, encoded by the coding sequence ATGTCGCAACAGCGAGAAACTTTTGTTTCTTTTAATAAACACTCTATTTATATCAAAGAGTGGGCGGCTCCTCATCCTAAAGCGACCCTGTTTCTGATTCACGGTCTTGGTGAACACAGTGGGTCTTATGACAGCGCTTGCAAAGCTCTCAACGAGCGAGGCATCACTTGCTTTGCGGCCGACCTGATTGGTCACGGTCAAAGCTCTGGGCAAAGAGGCTACACTCCTAGCCTTAATGAATTCGTAAGACTACTTGAACATGTCACTGACCATATTGTAGAGAACTTTCAAATAGACAAACTCCATGTCTTTTCTCACTCTCTAGGAGGTTTGATCCATCTGACCAAATTGCAATCAGGTTCGGGTTTTAAAAATCAGGTTTCAGCCATTTTTTCTAATCCATTACTAGGAATCAATGTCGACATCCCACCTTGGAAGATCACTGTGGCCAAAAATATGGCTCATTTTTTACCTCGACTGGCAATGTTCAACGAGATCGACCCTAGTGACCTTTCCAAAGACCCACAGATGCAAGATGTCTACACCAGTGACCCGCTACGACACACCAAAATCAGCGCGCGCCTTTTTGTAGAGATGCAAGAGCAACTCAGTGACTTGGAATACCAGACACCTAATTTTAATTTACCCACTCTAGTGCTGCTTTCGCCCTCAGATAAAGTCTGCAATGCTGAAAAAACCCAAGATTTTTTCACCGATCAAGAGTTTGCTCAAATTGAACTTTTTCCGCAGTCTGGACACGAGATTGTAAATGATTTAAGCAAAGAAAGAGCATTCGATACCATCTCGTCATTTGTTTTAGGAGTACAATCATGA